The Ectothiorhodospiraceae bacterium BW-2 nucleotide sequence GGATGTTAACCCCGATTTTGTCAAACAGGTGCGCCAACTGCTGCTAGAGAGAGTGGCGCAAGGGGGGGAGAACCGCACCGAAATCTATCTTATCTGCCGCAGCGGTAACCGTTCGCATGAGGCGGGTAAACAGCTCTTGGAGGCGGGATTAGAGCGGGTCTTTAATGTCCTAGAGGGGTTTGAGGGGGAGCTAGATGAGCAGCACCACCGTAGTACCCTAGGGGGGTGGCGCTTTGCCGGCCTGCCGTGGGAGCAGTGTTAGGAGCAATTAACAGTTGCTTGATTTATACTCGAATATGTCTATAATTACGTGTTATGAGCAGTAGATACAGCATAGGTGAGTTTGCTAAGCGCATTGGGCGGTCAGTACAAACCGTGCGGCGTTGGGAAAGAGAGGGGAAGTTGCAGTCCAAGCGCCTGCCATCGGGGCATCGGTATTTCGATGAGTCCGATGTTCGCCTGATGCTGGGCGGGGCGCCTAAGAGGCGAGATGTGGTGGTGTATTGCCGAGTCTCCAGTGCGGGACAAAAAGACGATCTTGCCTCCCAGGTCAAAGCGATGGAAACCTACTGTCTGGGCGCAGGGATTGCGGTCGATGAGTGGGTGCAAGAAATCGGCGGCGGGATGAACTTCAAGCGCAAGCGCTTTCTCGCTCTGGTCGATCGGATTCATCGTGGGGAAGTGCGCCTACTGCTGATTGCCCACAAGGATCGGTTGATGCGCTTTGGCTTCGATTTGTTGGCGCATATCGCAGCAGAAAATGGCTGTGAGATAGTCGTTGTGAACCAGGAGTCTCTCTCCCCTGAGCAAGAGATGGTTGAGGATTTACTGGCGATTGTGCATACCTTCAGTTGCCGACTGTATCGGATGCGCAAGTACAAGCAGCAGATCAAGGAGGATTTTCCCGATAGTCCCATTCAGTTACCAAAGGATGTGTGCGAATGAAGGTCACGCGAGTTTTGAACGCAAAACGCCCGAACAAGGGCAAAGTCGCCGCATTGCGCGAGCAGGCGCGTCGGCTTGGCCAAGTGCGTACCGAGGTCTGGCAGAGGTTTGGGTCGGTCGGTGGCGTGGGTCTCTCGGATCGCAAGATTCGCGATGGCTGGCTGAAGGAAGGTCGCGCCTTTCCGGTTTCCGCCAACGCTTGGAAAGAGACCCTACGCGATGCGAAGGGCAACATCACCGCCTGCATGGAAGCGGCCAAGGTTAAGGTTCGCCAATCTGTCTTTCGTCACATCCGGGACGAAGCCGAGCAAAAACGCCTGTTCACTGCCCTCAAGCGCAACGAATGGACGGGCGATTCTTATCTGCGCCGGCTCATGCGTAAGCACTGGCATCATGGCCATAACCATACCCATAACCAGATTATTGTCCGTTCAGATAATTACACTACCTTCCTCCTGGGTGGGTGCGTCTGGATCAAGATCCCCGGCCTTGTTAAAGGTCAGCGTATCGCCATTTTGCTCAATACCACGATCACGCCAACTGGCACTCTGCGCGTCATTATCAAAGACGATGACCGTATTGAGGTTCACACCACCGTTAATGTCGAAACCAAACAGGATTGCGGCAAGCGCACCCTCGGCATTGATAAAGGCTACTCCGAAGTGCTTGTGGATTCAGACGGCGATCACCACGGCCAGGAGCTCGGTCAAGTACTGACCGAACAATCCGATAAGCTAAAAGCCAAATATCAGTGCCGATCAAAACTGCGAGCGCTCGCCAACACGACCCGTAACCCGCATAAACGCGAGCACATTTATCGCTTTAACCTTGGGCGCAAAAAGCTAAACCGGCAGATGGACAAAACCCATGCAAGCATCCGTGATGTGGTGTTTCAGTCGGTTCATAAGGTTGTTGATAAAGCCGCCGTGATTGCGGCGGAAGAGCTCACCGCCCCGATGTCGGGCAAGTCCTTCGGCAAGAACGTCAATCGTCGGCTGGCAAGCTGGACGAAAGGCGTCATTGCCGAAGCACTTGATAGTGTTTCAAGCCGCAGAGGTTCTGCGGTCGTTCTGGTCAATCCTGCCTACACATCGCAAATTGATTCCCGCAACGGATGCCTACTCGGCAAACGCCAGGGGGATCGGTTTTACTGTTTCGACGGGGTTGTGTTGCAGGCAGATCAGAACGCTGCGCGAAACGTGCTGGCACGGTTGTCCGATCTTGACATCGATCGGTTCATGCCGTACCGACAGGTGAAGACGATCTTGCAAGCGCGGACTGAGCGCCTCCGGTTGGGACTGCTCAACCAGGACTCCAGTTGCTCGCCCGTACGGGTGTTATCAACGGAGAGCGAATTACCGAAAAACTGCCATGAGCAACTTTGCTTAGGTTTTTAGGAACAGCTATATCAAGTGACTACCCTTGACAATAGCCACAAAGGGCTAATTAGCCGCTTTCGCCAAGTCAATAGCCAGCGCCTAGAGCGTGCCTACGCGCTGGTGCGGCCGAGTCAGCGCCCCTTTCTGGAGCTGCTGCCGCTGCTGTGGCATAGCAACGATCCCCATTTACCAGGCTTTGTGGGCGAAGAGACCCCGTGGGGAGTTTGGGACTACGCCCCCCCACAGGAGCTACAGAAGCTGGCGCAAAAGATCTACTCCCGCAACTTTGTCAGTCGCCGACCACGCCGACAGCCGATTTTGGCCCTCTATGTGATGGGCAGCGTCGGCTCGATCGCCCAAAGCAGTGGCAGCGACTTCGATTTCTGGCTCTGCCACAGCCCCGATCTAAAACGGCATGAGCTGGAGCTGTTGCAGCAGAAGGCGATGCTGTTAGAGCAGGAGGCGGAGCGACTGCAGCTAGAGGTTCACTTCTTTTTAGTCGATGCGCAGAAGTTTCGCCAAGGGCAGATGAGTTCACTTAGCAGTGAGAGCAGTGGCACTGCACAGCACCATCTACTGCTCGATGAGTTCTACCGTACCGGCCTGCTGATTGTCGGTAAATTTCCGGCCTGGTGGATGGTGCCGCCTGAGCGGGAGGGCGACTATGAGGCGCTGTTAGAGGAGTACTATCAGCACCGCTTTTTCTTTGTCGATGAGATGCTCGATTTTGGCTCAATGTCCACCATTCAGGCCGAGGAGTTTTTTGGTGCCTCCTTGTGGCAGTTCTCCAAAGCGATCGATTCGCCCTATAAATCGATGCTGAAACTACTGCTCATCGAGAGCTATATTCAGAACTACCCCGATATCAATCTGCTGAGTCACCAATTTAAAGAGTTAATCTATCGGGGGGTGACCGAACTCGATCTGCTCGATGGCTACTGCGGGATGGTGAACCATCTGGAGAGCTACCTACAGCAGCTACAGGACGCCTCGCGGCTGGAGCTGCTGCGCCGAGCCTTCTACTTTAAAGTCAATATCGAGCTAAGTGGCGCGTCTCGGCAACGAGTATCGCCCTGGCGCAAGGCGCTATTAGAGAAGATGATCGCCAAATGGGGGTGGGGGTTAAGCGACTACGCTACCCTCGATAGACGCCATAGCTGGGGGGTCTCTCAGGTGGGCAGAGAGCGGCAAAATCTGTTTGAGGCGCTCTCTAACAGCTATCGGGTTCTCTCCCTATCGGTGCACAAATTTGGGGCTCGGGCGATGATTAGCGAGCAGGATTTGACTATTTTAGGGCGTAAGCTCTTTGCCGCCTACGAGCGCAAAGCGGGCAAAATAGATATTATCAGTCGCGGGCTAGCGCGAGATCTGCATAGCGATAGACTCTCGCTGCACGAGGTCTATGACACGGAAGGGAGAGCGATTTGGCAGGGGTTTAATGGCTACATTACCAGCGAGGAGCGGCGTGGCCGTACCCCCATTAAGCAGGCTCGCAGTATGGTAGAGGTGCTGACTTGGTGCTACTTTAACCGTATTATCGATAAATCGACCGTGGTCTCACTCTTTAGTCAGCGTAGTTTAAATGATAAGTCGGTTGTGCAGAAGATTATCGACCGCCTTAGTTACCAGTTCCCCTTAGCTGAGATGGGCTATAGTGGTAGCGACTATAGTCAGGCGGCGGTGATGCAGCGCTGCCAGTTTTTTCTCAATATCGGTCTGGACGATAGCGAAGGTTTCGATCCGCAAAAGTATAAAACAGAAGGGCGGGTAAGTGAGCCGTTAAGTTACGGCTTCAAAAAGGAGTGCCTGCTACAGCGAATCGACTTTGTCTATAGCACTAGCTGGGGCGAAATTTTAACCAGTCGCCACCTCGGTGAGAGTGGCATTGCCGATGCGATCTGCCACTACCTAAAGTGGTATCCGCGTCAAGGTGGGCAGCGCCCGCTGGTGCCGGAGTTTATGACCATGGGAGTGTCGAAGGGGACTTCGATCAGCTATCGTATGACTGAGCTGTTTACCGTGCTCATCAATTTTTTTTACGACGAAGAGGAGAGTCTCGGCTACCGCTTTCTGCTCGCTGTTGGCGAAAACTGGTATCTATTCTACTTTGGTGCCGAAAGGCTACTTAAAGCGCGTCGAATTGAGAGCTACGCCCAGCTCTGTAGCTTGATGGGGCAGGGGAGTAGCCGTTTCATTAATACCCTCATTGATAACTATGCGCTGGTCGATAAGCCACTGCCACACCTATTTCGGCTTAACCGCAGTGGTGTCATTCAGTTCTTCTATCTAGTACGGCAGCGTAAGGTCGATATTTGGGTGCTAGATGAGCGGGGGGTGCTATTTACCCAAGAGGGGGCCGATCTCTACGACGATACGACACTGATTAACCAATTTAACCACTTCTTTGAGGCGGTCATTAATCGAATCACTTTTCTTAGCCAAGAGGGGGTAACCCAAATGGTTCCGAGCCGAGTCGAGTACTATCAGGTTGAACGCAATAATTTGGGAGAGTATGGGCTAAAACGGCAGAGTCCGGCGACTCTAATGCTAGCGGGGCGTTTCTTGAGTCTACAAGTGATTGTCGATGTCGATGAGCGGCAGAAGACCCAATTTACCATCTATTGCGAGGGTGAGGAGTTCTCCTCGCTAGCGCACGGTAACGGGCTATTTCGTGAAGTGGTTAGCCATATTCTGGCCAAACGCTCTAGTGGTCAGGCCTACCCGGTCTATATTACTGATATTAGTATGTCACCTGATGTCGTTGGTGAGGAGGGGAGCAGCAAGATAGAGACTACACTATTTTTAAAGTATAAGACGCGCATTGAGGCGCGGTTAAATCAGGTGCTGCAGCAGGTAGCATTGAGTGGTGGCGATCTCGCCACAGTTGAGGAGGTGTCGTGATGGGAGTCGGTTTTATTCGTTTACTTATTATTGGGTTAATTATTTGGTTGCTATTGCGACTCTATCGGGGTTGGCAGCAGAAACAGCAGCAGCTACCGCAAGAGCGCAGATCGCCGCGCCAGATCGGGACGATGGTTCGTTGCGACTACTGTGGTCTGCATATTCCCGATACCGAAGCGATTATCAGCGATAAGAGCCACTTCTGCTGTGAACAGCATCGAAAACAGCATCAACAGTCACCGTAGTGACCATCGGCTAATCGAAGGCGAGCGGTGGCAACTGCTGCTACTGCTCCATCTAGCTCGCATCGCGGTGGTGATGCTGCTGCTGATGCTGGCGATTATCCATGAGCTGCCGCTGCCGCTCGGTGATCGCGATGCCGATCTCTTCACCCGTATTAGCGTTATCTACCTCTTCTTGCTGCTACTAACGACGCCGCCGCTGCTACTACGGCGACCCCGTTTTGGCTGGCAGTGTGGCATTCAGGTGGCAATAGATGTGGCAATGATTACGCCGCTAATGTATAGCAGTGGCGGGGTAGGGAGTGGGGTGGCGATGTTAATGGTGATTAGTATCGCCAACCACAGCATGTTAACCAGTGGTCGTATGGGGCTCTTTTTTGCCTCACTAGGGACGATTGCACTGCTGTTAGAGCAGAGCTTTACCCTCTATTTGGCCAGTTATACCACCATTAACTACCCCTATGCGGCACTGTTTGGGGTGGTGTTGTTTACGACCACCCAGTTAACTCGGGTGATGGCGCGGCGAGCGCAGCAGAGTGCGGAGCTGGCTGAACAGCGCTCGATTGATCTGGAAAATATGGCTGAATTGGCCCAGTTTGTCATTACACAACTAGGTGACGGGGTAGTCGTGCTTGATGGGAAGGGGCAGATTCGGATGGTCAATCAGGCCGCCAGCGAGCTGCTGGGGGTGGCTCTAGTCACGGGGGTTCCGCTGGCGCAGCTAGTGGCTCCACTCGCGCGGCCACTTAAACAGTGGCTGAGATCGCAGCGTTGCGACGGTGAGCCGATCCCCTCCTTGCCATCGGGGCGGCAGGTTTTAATTCACTGCCGCCCTCTAGGAAGTCGAGGCAGCGATGGGCTTTTACTACTGCTAGAGGATATTGAGCAGAGCCACCAGCGGGCGCAGCAGTTGAAGCTGGCGGCGCTCGGACAGTTAACCGCCAGCATAGCTCATGAGATTCGTAACCCGTTGGGGGCGATTAGCCACGCCGGAGAGTTATTGAGAGAGTCGGAAGGACTCGGGGCAACTGATCAGCGACTGAGCGAGATTATTCACAGTAACAGTCGCCGCTTAAACCAGATTATCGAGTCGATATTAGTTCTTGGGCGCAAGGATCGAGTGGTGAATCGCACGGCCATCGATCTATTACAATGGCTACCGCCGCACCTAGAGTCGTTTCGCACTACCTACCACCTGCAGCCAGAAGAGGTAGTGATGCTGCCGCTACCAGAGGGGCTGCCGATGCTAAAGTTTGATGAGGGGCACCTCTATCAGCTGCTATGGAATGTGTGTAAAAATGGCCTGCGCCACGCGACGACCGTCCCTAGGTTGCAACTACAGCTTGCGTGTCGTGACGAACGACTTTGTGTGATGGTCATCGATAGTGGGCCGGGGATTGCCAAAGAGGATGAGGAACACCTATTTGAGCCCTTCTTTACCACCGAGAGCCAAGGGACTGGTTTGGGGCTCTATATCAGTAAAACGCTGGCGGAGGCGAACCACGCCTCGCTCAAATTTCAGCGAACCGAGAGAGGAGAGAGTGCGTTTGTGCTCTGTGGTGAAATATTAACTAATAGAGATTAAGAGGTAGAGTATGACTCAGGTGATTGAAAAAGAGCAGCTAGTCGAGACGATTCGTCTCTACTTACCAGAACTATTAGAGAGTGATCAACAGTTTCGATACGAGATAGAGCAGCTACTCTCGCGCCACTTTATGAACCGTCACGAAAGTGATCGTCGTTTTGATCGCTTAATGGACGAGTGGCGCAGTGAACGAGAGGAGCAGAGCCGTCAGTGGGAACTTAAGTGGGAGGAGCAGAACAGTAAGTGGGATGAGCAGAATCGTAAGTGGGATGAGCACCGACGCGAGTTTGATCGTGTGCATGAAGAGATT carries:
- a CDS encoding rhodanese-like domain-containing protein, translated to MNRQTNPSGVSPEVCWQALQSNRYALLIDVRSSMEYLFVGHPRGAIHLPWIDEPDWDVNPDFVKQVRQLLLERVAQGGENRTEIYLICRSGNRSHEAGKQLLEAGLERVFNVLEGFEGELDEQHHRSTLGGWRFAGLPWEQC
- a CDS encoding IS607 family transposase translates to MSSRYSIGEFAKRIGRSVQTVRRWEREGKLQSKRLPSGHRYFDESDVRLMLGGAPKRRDVVVYCRVSSAGQKDDLASQVKAMETYCLGAGIAVDEWVQEIGGGMNFKRKRFLALVDRIHRGEVRLLLIAHKDRLMRFGFDLLAHIAAENGCEIVVVNQESLSPEQEMVEDLLAIVHTFSCRLYRMRKYKQQIKEDFPDSPIQLPKDVCE
- a CDS encoding transposase, yielding MKVTRVLNAKRPNKGKVAALREQARRLGQVRTEVWQRFGSVGGVGLSDRKIRDGWLKEGRAFPVSANAWKETLRDAKGNITACMEAAKVKVRQSVFRHIRDEAEQKRLFTALKRNEWTGDSYLRRLMRKHWHHGHNHTHNQIIVRSDNYTTFLLGGCVWIKIPGLVKGQRIAILLNTTITPTGTLRVIIKDDDRIEVHTTVNVETKQDCGKRTLGIDKGYSEVLVDSDGDHHGQELGQVLTEQSDKLKAKYQCRSKLRALANTTRNPHKREHIYRFNLGRKKLNRQMDKTHASIRDVVFQSVHKVVDKAAVIAAEELTAPMSGKSFGKNVNRRLASWTKGVIAEALDSVSSRRGSAVVLVNPAYTSQIDSRNGCLLGKRQGDRFYCFDGVVLQADQNAARNVLARLSDLDIDRFMPYRQVKTILQARTERLRLGLLNQDSSCSPVRVLSTESELPKNCHEQLCLGF
- a CDS encoding class I adenylate cyclase, whose amino-acid sequence is MTTLDNSHKGLISRFRQVNSQRLERAYALVRPSQRPFLELLPLLWHSNDPHLPGFVGEETPWGVWDYAPPQELQKLAQKIYSRNFVSRRPRRQPILALYVMGSVGSIAQSSGSDFDFWLCHSPDLKRHELELLQQKAMLLEQEAERLQLEVHFFLVDAQKFRQGQMSSLSSESSGTAQHHLLLDEFYRTGLLIVGKFPAWWMVPPEREGDYEALLEEYYQHRFFFVDEMLDFGSMSTIQAEEFFGASLWQFSKAIDSPYKSMLKLLLIESYIQNYPDINLLSHQFKELIYRGVTELDLLDGYCGMVNHLESYLQQLQDASRLELLRRAFYFKVNIELSGASRQRVSPWRKALLEKMIAKWGWGLSDYATLDRRHSWGVSQVGRERQNLFEALSNSYRVLSLSVHKFGARAMISEQDLTILGRKLFAAYERKAGKIDIISRGLARDLHSDRLSLHEVYDTEGRAIWQGFNGYITSEERRGRTPIKQARSMVEVLTWCYFNRIIDKSTVVSLFSQRSLNDKSVVQKIIDRLSYQFPLAEMGYSGSDYSQAAVMQRCQFFLNIGLDDSEGFDPQKYKTEGRVSEPLSYGFKKECLLQRIDFVYSTSWGEILTSRHLGESGIADAICHYLKWYPRQGGQRPLVPEFMTMGVSKGTSISYRMTELFTVLINFFYDEEESLGYRFLLAVGENWYLFYFGAERLLKARRIESYAQLCSLMGQGSSRFINTLIDNYALVDKPLPHLFRLNRSGVIQFFYLVRQRKVDIWVLDERGVLFTQEGADLYDDTTLINQFNHFFEAVINRITFLSQEGVTQMVPSRVEYYQVERNNLGEYGLKRQSPATLMLAGRFLSLQVIVDVDERQKTQFTIYCEGEEFSSLAHGNGLFREVVSHILAKRSSGQAYPVYITDISMSPDVVGEEGSSKIETTLFLKYKTRIEARLNQVLQQVALSGGDLATVEEVS
- a CDS encoding PAS domain-containing protein; the protein is MNSIENSINSHRSDHRLIEGERWQLLLLLHLARIAVVMLLLMLAIIHELPLPLGDRDADLFTRISVIYLFLLLLTTPPLLLRRPRFGWQCGIQVAIDVAMITPLMYSSGGVGSGVAMLMVISIANHSMLTSGRMGLFFASLGTIALLLEQSFTLYLASYTTINYPYAALFGVVLFTTTQLTRVMARRAQQSAELAEQRSIDLENMAELAQFVITQLGDGVVVLDGKGQIRMVNQAASELLGVALVTGVPLAQLVAPLARPLKQWLRSQRCDGEPIPSLPSGRQVLIHCRPLGSRGSDGLLLLLEDIEQSHQRAQQLKLAALGQLTASIAHEIRNPLGAISHAGELLRESEGLGATDQRLSEIIHSNSRRLNQIIESILVLGRKDRVVNRTAIDLLQWLPPHLESFRTTYHLQPEEVVMLPLPEGLPMLKFDEGHLYQLLWNVCKNGLRHATTVPRLQLQLACRDERLCVMVIDSGPGIAKEDEEHLFEPFFTTESQGTGLGLYISKTLAEANHASLKFQRTERGESAFVLCGEILTNRD